The sequence TACCTCGACATCTTGGAACAGGCCTGGTCGGCGCTCAGACTCCCGCGTTCGAGAGGTGGAGTCGTGCAGGATATCGGCTCCAGCAATTTTTGGTACGCCCCCGTCCTGCATACTTTCTTCCGACCGGCTGAGCTCCTGGGCATCGAAGTGGAGGGCCACCGGATCTACATCAATGGGTATAGCCGCGTCGACTATGCGCACGGCTATATCCAACATCTGCCGAACACGCAGTTCATTGTCCAAGACTATGTGTGCTACGTGCGCCCGGCTGACATCGTGACCGCTTGGTATCCATTCGTCACACCTGATCCTGTGTTGGCTTGGCGGATGCCGCTCTCCATGTTGGCACCCCATGCCTTGTTCGCGCAGGTCGCTCGCAACCTACAGCCCCATGGCCGGTTTGTCATGATCAACCAGGGTCGAGACGAAGCGACAATCGCGGCCTCCGTGTGCAAGGAGATCGGTCTCATTCGGCAAGGTTCCTGTGAGATCAAGACTCCACTTCGTCCCCGCCTTCCTCCGGTGCTCTCAGTGTGGGGACATTCTCGGAGGTAGCAGTGCGTCCAGCCCTACGCTACAATCACCCTTATGACCCATTTCATCCAGAGCGCTGACGATCTACGATGGTTGATCGGCCATACAGGCGGGTTCCGCTCGGGCTATATCACCGACATACAGATCTCCAAGCGCCGCCTCTTTGACGAAGAGTCCGGGCGGGATATCCTTGCAGGGACGACGATTTCTGTAACCATTCGTTACCAGGTTCGTGGATTAGTCCGAGTCGCCAAACTCACAATGACGGGCGTAACGGATTTTTCGGTTTTTGAGCAAGATGGGGCCGATTGTTCTTCCCTCGGCATCATCCAGACGGAGTTAAACGCGGGGAAATTGCGGTTTTGGTTCGATCCGCAGGGCGAGCTCTATGTCGTGTGCGATGAGGCTCATCTGGAGGAAATCGCTGCTCCATTCGTGCCCACACGGAAGGCGGTAGAACTCGCTCGATGGATTTTCCAAGGTCGGACTGCCCAAGGCCCCACCCTTGACTGGCTGTTACACAAGCTGGATCAGGCTGGCCTACCCTGCATCTGGCGTGAGACGACTCGAGACGTCGAGACACACCCCGTGGTGCAATGGGAGGGTGATCTGATTCCGGTCGGCGATTCCCAGAACGACGCAGACGACATGATGCATGTCATGGCCTATGGCCCATTAGAGAGGGAGGGCTTTGGATTATTGCTACGGGTGATCGGGGATCAAGACCGACGCATGAGCCGTATGCTCGAGGTCCTTGCCGATCATATCACTCGAAACTTTTCAGGTGACTGCCTGGTCGGCACGACGATCATTCCAGGCCGCGAATGGGAGAACTGGCTCGCACGAGAACAGGATTCGCGACGAAATCGGTGAAGAGCTAGAATCTATCGGTCAGTGCACGTGCTCCGGGGAATACTGCTCTTTACCATTCCCCGCTGAAAAACCGGCGACGCCACTGCCGTTCACATAGCCTGGGACGTTGTGTGAGGCGCCGTTTCCGTTCGTCTGGTTAGCTTTTCCATTTACACATTCAACCAACGCCCAAAACCGTAGCGGA is a genomic window of Candidatus Nitrospira kreftii containing:
- a CDS encoding hypothetical protein (conserved protein of unknown function), yielding MTHFIQSADDLRWLIGHTGGFRSGYITDIQISKRRLFDEESGRDILAGTTISVTIRYQVRGLVRVAKLTMTGVTDFSVFEQDGADCSSLGIIQTELNAGKLRFWFDPQGELYVVCDEAHLEEIAAPFVPTRKAVELARWIFQGRTAQGPTLDWLLHKLDQAGLPCIWRETTRDVETHPVVQWEGDLIPVGDSQNDADDMMHVMAYGPLEREGFGLLLRVIGDQDRRMSRMLEVLADHITRNFSGDCLVGTTIIPGREWENWLAREQDSRRNR
- a CDS encoding hypothetical protein (conserved protein of unknown function) — protein: MPVTLVEPDVAVPDQAPALSAQGADTRPEYTLRQLLRSRYHAFWYRLGERLAWSRGTYREHSPGQLDQLNGIARERIERLQQRFDIRFEEQARQLTALKQYDYLDILEQAWSALRLPRSRGGVVQDIGSSNFWYAPVLHTFFRPAELLGIEVEGHRIYINGYSRVDYAHGYIQHLPNTQFIVQDYVCYVRPADIVTAWYPFVTPDPVLAWRMPLSMLAPHALFAQVARNLQPHGRFVMINQGRDEATIAASVCKEIGLIRQGSCEIKTPLRPRLPPVLSVWGHSRR